Proteins from a single region of Bogoriella caseilytica:
- a CDS encoding carbohydrate ABC transporter permease produces MNTTTAITPTVIEATSETTPAQRRRRPERRVRGMWREPFVAVSTLTVTIYALACVVPLWIIFSSSLTAERTLVRTGFSLWPTDFSLEAYQVLFSGSETLVNAYFSTLFITVVGTAGAVMATLGMAWVISRRTVMARRLMVVVYIPMVFSGGLVPLYILVTQVLQLRNTYWAVILPLLVSPFLVFVAMAFFRSIPESVLESARIDGANELRTFFAIVLPIAKPIVAVIALFYAVAYWNEWFFPLLFISDQELRPLQLLLQNMIGNLNAAQALQPTSGVQAPVYQLRMALTVVTIGPIILAYPFVQRFFVTGLTLGATKG; encoded by the coding sequence ATGAACACGACGACAGCAATCACCCCGACCGTCATCGAAGCCACGAGCGAGACCACGCCGGCGCAGCGCCGACGGCGGCCAGAACGCCGTGTGCGCGGTATGTGGCGTGAGCCCTTCGTGGCGGTGAGCACGCTGACGGTCACGATCTACGCCCTGGCCTGTGTGGTCCCGCTCTGGATCATCTTCTCGTCGTCGCTGACCGCGGAGCGGACCCTGGTGCGGACCGGCTTCAGTCTCTGGCCGACGGACTTTTCCCTGGAGGCGTACCAAGTTCTCTTCTCCGGCAGTGAGACGCTGGTCAACGCCTACTTCTCCACCCTGTTCATCACGGTGGTGGGAACCGCCGGCGCAGTCATGGCCACACTCGGGATGGCGTGGGTGATCTCGCGTCGCACGGTCATGGCGCGGCGCCTCATGGTGGTGGTCTACATTCCGATGGTCTTCAGCGGTGGCCTGGTCCCGCTGTACATCCTCGTCACCCAGGTGCTGCAACTACGGAACACCTACTGGGCGGTGATCCTTCCGCTTCTGGTCTCGCCGTTCCTGGTCTTCGTGGCGATGGCCTTCTTCAGGAGCATTCCGGAGTCCGTTCTCGAATCGGCCCGGATCGACGGCGCCAACGAGCTGCGCACCTTCTTTGCCATCGTGCTTCCCATTGCGAAACCGATCGTCGCCGTCATCGCACTCTTCTACGCAGTGGCGTACTGGAACGAGTGGTTCTTCCCGCTGTTGTTCATCAGCGACCAGGAGCTGCGGCCACTGCAGTTGCTCTTGCAGAACATGATCGGAAACCTCAACGCCGCCCAGGCGTTGCAGCCAACCTCAGGCGTTCAAGCGCCCGTCTACCAGCTCAGGATGGCGCTGACCGTCGTGACCATCGGTCCCATCATTCTCGCCTACCCGTTCGTCCAGCGCTTCTTCGTCACCGGACTCACGCTCGGTGCGACGAAGGGCTGA
- a CDS encoding class I fructose-bisphosphate aldolase, producing MTPYRLNRLFHPTSGRALDVAVDHGFFGEPSFLAGIADMPATVRTLAEAGPDAVQLTMGQAPLLQRIPQRTKPALVMRTDVANVYGNPLDEHLFSHHVPNAIEVAVRLDAVAVCVNLMQLPGRPDIREANIRSIMALREDATRLGMPLMIEPLVMQDNATAGGYMVDGDIDRITALVRQAVELGADLIKADPSDDLAEYGRVIEVAGEVPVLVRGGGRVDDRTLLERTHAVLRAGARGIVYGRNIIQHRSPAGVTAALMATVHEGAGVDEALAIIEEHAR from the coding sequence GTGACTCCCTATCGCCTCAACCGGCTGTTCCATCCCACTTCCGGACGCGCTCTCGACGTGGCCGTGGACCATGGCTTCTTTGGCGAGCCGTCGTTCCTCGCCGGCATTGCCGACATGCCCGCGACAGTGCGCACACTGGCCGAGGCCGGGCCGGACGCCGTCCAGCTGACCATGGGTCAGGCCCCATTGCTCCAGCGCATTCCGCAACGCACCAAGCCAGCGCTCGTCATGCGCACCGACGTTGCCAACGTGTACGGCAATCCGCTCGATGAGCACCTCTTCAGCCATCACGTGCCGAACGCGATCGAGGTCGCCGTGCGCCTCGACGCCGTCGCGGTCTGCGTCAACCTCATGCAGCTGCCTGGCCGCCCCGATATCCGCGAGGCCAACATCCGGTCCATCATGGCGCTGCGCGAGGACGCCACCCGGCTCGGCATGCCCTTGATGATCGAGCCGCTGGTCATGCAGGACAACGCCACGGCCGGTGGGTACATGGTCGACGGCGACATCGACCGCATCACCGCGCTGGTGCGCCAGGCCGTCGAACTCGGCGCGGATCTGATCAAGGCCGACCCCTCGGACGACCTCGCCGAGTACGGGCGCGTCATCGAGGTCGCCGGGGAGGTCCCCGTGCTGGTCCGAGGCGGGGGCCGCGTGGACGACCGCACTTTGCTCGAGCGCACGCATGCGGTACTCCGGGCCGGAGCGCGCGGCATCGTCTACGGACGCAACATCATCCAGCACCGCAGCCCGGCGGGCGTCACTGCCGCCCTGATGGCGACGGTGCACGAGGGCGCCGGCGTCGACGAAGCCCTGGCCATCATCGAGGAGCACGCACGATGA
- a CDS encoding LacI family DNA-binding transcriptional regulator → MNRGPTMVDVAEAASVSLKTVSRYINGATNIDPKLAERIREAVLALGYRRNLAAASIRPGWTSRMLGLIIGDLGNPYYSTLARGVEREVHERGYLLTTASSDENGQRHDELIDRMLEQRVDGLIIVPPYTGGRPWNELRPPLPPRVLVDRPAPEGDGYSVLADNARGAASATEVLLAEGATRIAFVGDSELISTMAERRQGYEEALLAAGLEVDLSLVDHGVHTDEQAAGAVQRLLDDHGADAIFAANNRAAIGALRAFRARGARVPLVGFDDFESAELTSPPTTVVSHDIAHMGAVAAGTLLTLLDGGVPAEQTTVLPVTLQRRGSELRVQ, encoded by the coding sequence ATGAACCGCGGTCCGACGATGGTCGATGTCGCCGAGGCGGCCTCGGTGTCCCTCAAGACTGTGTCGCGGTACATCAACGGTGCCACGAACATCGACCCCAAGCTGGCAGAGCGGATCCGGGAAGCAGTGCTGGCGCTCGGCTACCGGCGCAACCTGGCAGCGGCCAGTATCCGCCCGGGCTGGACGAGCCGCATGCTCGGTTTGATCATCGGCGACCTCGGGAACCCGTACTACTCCACGCTGGCCCGGGGGGTGGAACGTGAGGTCCACGAACGTGGCTACCTCTTGACCACGGCCAGCTCCGACGAGAACGGCCAACGTCATGACGAACTCATCGACCGCATGCTCGAGCAGCGAGTGGATGGTCTGATCATCGTCCCGCCCTACACAGGCGGGCGGCCATGGAACGAGCTTCGCCCACCACTGCCCCCGAGGGTGCTCGTCGACCGCCCGGCACCAGAGGGTGATGGCTACAGCGTGCTCGCCGACAACGCCCGGGGCGCAGCCTCCGCCACAGAGGTGTTGCTGGCCGAGGGCGCCACCCGCATCGCCTTCGTGGGCGACTCCGAGTTGATCTCCACCATGGCGGAGCGACGTCAGGGATACGAGGAGGCGTTGCTGGCCGCAGGTCTGGAGGTCGATCTCTCCCTGGTGGACCACGGGGTGCACACCGATGAGCAGGCGGCGGGAGCGGTGCAGAGGCTCCTGGACGACCACGGCGCTGATGCGATCTTCGCGGCGAACAACCGAGCCGCCATTGGTGCTCTGCGTGCCTTCCGGGCCCGCGGTGCGCGCGTTCCCCTGGTGGGCTTCGACGACTTTGAGTCTGCCGAGTTGACCTCACCACCCACGACCGTTGTCAGTCACGACATCGCGCACATGGGCGCCGTCGCGGCCGGCACCCTCCTCACACTCCTCGATGGAGGGGTCCCCGCTGAGCAGACGACTGTCCTTCCGGTGACCTTGCAGCGGCGAGGGTCCGAGCTGCGCGTCCAGTAA
- a CDS encoding PfkB family carbohydrate kinase: MRRVAVAGHVCLDLVPRQLPHGGLTPGSLVEVGHLDISLGGSVANTARTLQQLGHPVRACATIGDDDLADVLRKRLSGPLVQADLTQVPATTSYSLVVEPGGQDRAFWHHVGANADFDPGVLDLGDAEILHLGYPSLLPGLLVDEGEPLLALLRRARAQGVTTSVDLAVVSAADLVSGPDWERLLPALAAQCDVLSPSLADLQSILPAGAHSAASCADQLVRWGAGVVVVSDGEAGLALRAGTAGRLREGGAALAPLSASWAGAAIDQTAVTVDHVVTTNGAGDAVSAAVLYALSVGLSPVQAGALMAAVAAAVVSGGTPDARAIARLGLLSAGSGPIPIGANQPSARFYRGGSQIAGFRGQQHVDDHTPEDWVASTVEVRGQEPVGLTRLPDGRLLREAIAEDPERWLGREHAARFGADTKLLVKLLDAGQRLPVHAHPGGEFAQHALGVSHGKAEAWYILTPGTVYLGLRESIGREAMADLVARQETETMLELLHEIQVEAGDCVYVPPGTLHAIGEGILLVEVQEPEDLSILLEWRGFDLDGAAEGHLGLGFDRALGAVDLSAMSDERVSALVARAPATGPWLPEEAESFFRLEVHQVAGTVPLDDGYAVMVGLEGEVQLGASGCLPTALAAGRVALVPAAARGRWLAGTGRVIVLRPPAS, from the coding sequence ATGCGCAGAGTTGCGGTCGCGGGGCACGTCTGCCTTGACCTGGTCCCGCGGCAGTTGCCGCACGGTGGCTTGACGCCGGGGTCACTCGTCGAGGTGGGTCATCTCGACATCTCGCTCGGGGGGAGTGTGGCCAACACCGCCCGGACACTCCAGCAACTCGGTCACCCTGTGCGGGCCTGCGCGACGATCGGAGATGACGATCTTGCTGACGTGCTCCGCAAGCGGCTCTCGGGCCCGCTGGTGCAGGCCGATCTCACGCAGGTTCCGGCGACCACCTCGTACAGCCTCGTGGTGGAGCCCGGTGGGCAGGACCGTGCCTTCTGGCACCATGTGGGCGCCAACGCAGACTTCGATCCCGGCGTGCTCGACCTGGGTGACGCGGAGATCCTGCACCTGGGGTATCCCTCACTCCTGCCCGGGCTGCTCGTTGACGAGGGCGAACCGCTGCTTGCGCTCCTGCGACGTGCGCGAGCGCAGGGAGTGACCACGTCCGTCGACCTGGCGGTGGTCAGTGCTGCTGATCTCGTCAGCGGGCCCGACTGGGAGCGGCTCCTGCCGGCGCTGGCGGCGCAGTGCGACGTCCTCTCGCCAAGCCTGGCCGACCTGCAGTCGATCCTCCCGGCGGGCGCGCATTCGGCGGCCTCCTGTGCGGACCAGCTCGTGCGGTGGGGTGCAGGGGTCGTCGTGGTCTCCGATGGCGAGGCCGGCCTGGCCCTGCGCGCCGGAACGGCAGGCCGGCTGCGGGAGGGGGGCGCTGCTCTTGCGCCCCTGAGCGCATCCTGGGCCGGCGCCGCCATCGATCAGACTGCGGTGACTGTGGATCACGTCGTGACCACCAACGGTGCCGGTGATGCCGTCAGCGCGGCGGTGCTCTATGCCCTCTCGGTAGGACTCTCCCCCGTGCAGGCCGGCGCGCTGATGGCCGCAGTGGCTGCCGCTGTGGTCTCAGGGGGCACGCCCGATGCGCGCGCCATCGCGCGCCTTGGCCTCCTGAGCGCCGGATCGGGACCCATCCCGATCGGTGCCAACCAGCCCTCTGCGCGCTTCTATCGCGGAGGGTCGCAGATCGCGGGCTTCCGCGGGCAGCAGCACGTGGACGATCACACTCCAGAGGACTGGGTGGCCTCCACCGTGGAGGTCCGCGGCCAGGAACCGGTGGGGCTGACCCGGCTGCCCGATGGCCGCCTCCTGCGTGAGGCCATTGCGGAGGATCCAGAGCGCTGGTTGGGGCGGGAGCACGCCGCGCGTTTTGGCGCCGACACCAAGCTCCTGGTCAAGCTCCTGGACGCTGGTCAACGGCTACCGGTCCACGCGCACCCGGGGGGTGAGTTCGCCCAGCACGCTCTGGGGGTCTCCCATGGCAAGGCGGAAGCCTGGTACATCCTGACGCCTGGAACGGTGTATCTGGGGTTGCGCGAGTCGATCGGGCGGGAGGCGATGGCGGATCTCGTCGCCCGGCAAGAGACCGAGACGATGCTTGAGTTGCTGCACGAGATCCAGGTCGAAGCGGGGGACTGCGTGTACGTCCCGCCAGGCACCCTGCATGCGATCGGGGAGGGCATCCTTCTCGTGGAGGTGCAGGAGCCGGAGGATCTCTCCATCTTGCTGGAGTGGCGAGGCTTTGATCTCGACGGCGCCGCCGAGGGGCATCTGGGGCTCGGCTTTGACCGCGCACTGGGTGCCGTGGACCTCTCGGCCATGTCCGACGAGCGCGTGTCGGCCCTGGTCGCCCGTGCACCGGCTACCGGGCCATGGCTGCCGGAAGAAGCCGAGTCCTTCTTCCGGCTCGAGGTCCATCAGGTTGCTGGCACGGTGCCGCTCGACGATGGGTATGCCGTCATGGTCGGCCTGGAGGGCGAGGTGCAACTCGGCGCATCCGGTTGTCTGCCGACCGCACTTGCCGCCGGCCGGGTGGCGCTCGTCCCCGCCGCTGCGCGGGGCCGATGGCTGGCCGGCACGGGTCGTGTGATCGTGTTGCGGCCGCCGGCCTCCTGA
- a CDS encoding ABC transporter substrate-binding protein, giving the protein MSSQFSRRRLLQGSLAVGGLGLLGAIAGCGNGSGAGNGTTLHSLLPGDIPQRWSEVRAHVNEALEADRGLRIDPEFISWTNYAEQEMLKFTTGERFDTALEATWLNLQQLLSDNALADMTDLWDSGNYPNLNATIDERMVEYAKYNGRLYTIPLVANFTSPPGFVIRQDLADKYGIGEVNDYETLERFLYDVKQKDPDLIPFGLDNGYVNNTVIPNPVSLFNAQAWEEANKNVQLLGTYFEGDGLSPVPFWEQQDVLDSLDRVRQYYLDGILNEDALTLDMSAVRSLFAQGRYASTTAGADGLTSSTFGPVADNVEGAAIAQVIPFADGLDARMSSTFQAANNMVAPANTETLEQVFEMMDWLSIQENHDRLSYGIEGEDWNAVGEHSYEQISGYAFPAFAMSWRTPLERDLAGMVDTDRAWVAWARDIEHFYPDRLAGFYFDSSSVSSEEAQVGAAFSEYVLPLYAGVKDVQSGLDEARTALENAGYETVVEEYQRQALEFLADS; this is encoded by the coding sequence ATGTCGTCTCAATTCAGTCGCCGTCGACTGTTGCAGGGTTCGCTCGCTGTCGGTGGATTGGGGCTCCTCGGCGCCATCGCCGGTTGTGGTAATGGTTCGGGTGCCGGCAACGGCACGACGCTGCACTCCCTGCTGCCGGGTGACATCCCGCAGCGATGGAGTGAAGTCCGAGCGCACGTCAACGAGGCCCTTGAGGCCGACCGAGGCCTGCGCATCGATCCCGAGTTCATCTCGTGGACCAACTACGCAGAGCAGGAAATGTTGAAGTTCACCACCGGTGAGCGCTTTGACACTGCTCTGGAAGCGACCTGGCTGAACCTGCAGCAACTGCTGTCAGATAACGCCCTCGCTGACATGACTGATCTCTGGGACAGTGGAAACTATCCCAACCTGAATGCCACGATCGATGAGCGCATGGTGGAGTACGCGAAGTACAACGGCAGGCTCTACACGATCCCGCTGGTGGCGAACTTCACGAGCCCGCCCGGATTTGTGATCAGACAGGACCTGGCGGACAAGTACGGCATCGGTGAGGTCAATGACTACGAGACCCTGGAACGGTTCCTCTACGACGTGAAGCAGAAGGACCCGGATCTCATTCCCTTCGGCTTGGACAACGGGTACGTCAACAACACCGTGATACCGAACCCCGTGTCCTTGTTCAATGCCCAGGCCTGGGAGGAGGCGAACAAGAACGTGCAGCTTCTGGGCACCTACTTCGAAGGCGACGGCTTGAGCCCGGTCCCGTTCTGGGAGCAGCAGGACGTACTGGACTCCCTGGACCGCGTGCGCCAGTACTACCTCGACGGGATCCTCAACGAGGACGCCCTCACGCTGGACATGAGCGCGGTGCGCAGCCTGTTCGCGCAGGGGAGATACGCCTCCACCACCGCCGGGGCCGACGGACTGACCAGCTCCACCTTCGGCCCGGTGGCCGACAATGTCGAGGGCGCCGCCATCGCTCAGGTGATCCCCTTCGCCGACGGCCTCGATGCCCGCATGTCCAGCACCTTCCAGGCTGCCAACAACATGGTGGCCCCAGCGAACACCGAGACCCTCGAGCAGGTGTTCGAGATGATGGACTGGCTCTCGATCCAGGAGAACCACGATCGCCTCTCGTACGGCATTGAGGGCGAGGACTGGAACGCCGTCGGGGAGCACAGCTATGAGCAGATCAGCGGCTACGCCTTCCCGGCCTTCGCGATGTCGTGGCGGACGCCGCTCGAACGCGACCTGGCCGGCATGGTCGACACCGACCGCGCCTGGGTGGCGTGGGCTCGCGACATCGAGCACTTCTACCCCGACAGGCTGGCCGGCTTCTACTTCGACTCCTCGTCGGTGTCGAGCGAGGAGGCCCAGGTCGGCGCGGCCTTCAGCGAGTACGTGCTGCCCTTGTACGCCGGGGTGAAGGACGTGCAGTCCGGCCTGGACGAGGCGCGCACCGCTCTGGAGAACGCCGGGTACGAGACCGTGGTGGAGGAGTACCAGCGCCAAGCCCTGGAATTCCTCGCCGACTCCTGA
- a CDS encoding glycosyl hydrolase 2 galactose-binding domain-containing protein has protein sequence MRTMFLDGEDWTLIGWRRHDWELARTPAAGKVTNPDVAPVAARVPGSVRGALLAAGVVADPTVGVQSREAEWVEHRDWEFRRDLPDGLLDGEDALTSRLWLECEELDYTGVVLLGDLEVGRFAGSFTPHSFDLTAAYREGERRLRVILTGAPDGLAQNGWTSRILAFKPRFSYGWDWTPRMVSAGVPGRIRLERRPAASPAITARVRADVDPARDVAVLEVTLSADRPLPAGARADVLLGDEVVGSGPAPDFRFRAEVAARVWQLAGRGDQPLYDCRVRVVAQDGSVLHESVRRVGFRHVSWSAAAEAPPGADDWLCSVNGEPVFLAGVNWVPIRPDYADLTEADYRLRLQRYRDLGFVMVRVWGGAGLERPVFYDLCDELGLLVWQEFPLSSSGLDNEPPADLGFIDELAQVAESYIERLGHHACLALWCGGNELTIVDEPGVPGTPLAADHPTLAALAEVARRGDPGRRFIATSPTGPRFEADAGEFGQGLHHDVHGPWEFEGTQEQWQQYWDHDDAVMRSEVGVVGASSWELLDRQGLLAASSGAELRQLWTHAAGWWLAPLDAWLQAGHDLSQLPEWVEQSRTRQAEMLAYSAQRSKERFPRCTGYFVWLGHDTFPCPVSLSLLDYDGELKPAARALGAIFTA, from the coding sequence ATGCGCACGATGTTTCTCGATGGTGAGGACTGGACCCTCATCGGATGGCGCCGCCATGATTGGGAGTTGGCCAGGACTCCAGCTGCAGGCAAGGTCACCAATCCCGACGTGGCACCAGTTGCCGCACGGGTCCCGGGTTCAGTCCGGGGTGCCCTGCTGGCGGCCGGAGTCGTGGCTGACCCCACGGTGGGAGTGCAGTCCCGCGAGGCGGAGTGGGTCGAACACCGCGACTGGGAGTTCCGCCGGGATCTCCCGGACGGGCTGCTCGATGGCGAGGATGCCCTGACGTCGCGGTTGTGGCTGGAGTGCGAGGAGCTCGACTACACGGGCGTGGTTCTCCTGGGCGACCTCGAGGTGGGGCGCTTCGCGGGGAGCTTCACGCCGCACAGCTTCGACCTCACTGCGGCCTACCGCGAGGGTGAGCGCAGGCTCCGGGTCATCCTGACCGGAGCGCCGGATGGCTTGGCGCAGAACGGCTGGACCTCCCGGATCCTGGCCTTCAAGCCCCGTTTCAGCTACGGCTGGGACTGGACACCCCGGATGGTGTCGGCCGGGGTACCCGGTCGCATCCGGCTGGAGCGGCGCCCCGCCGCGAGTCCTGCCATCACCGCCCGCGTTCGTGCCGATGTCGACCCTGCTCGCGACGTCGCCGTCCTCGAGGTCACACTGAGTGCTGATCGCCCGCTGCCTGCCGGTGCGCGGGCAGACGTTCTCCTCGGGGACGAGGTGGTGGGCTCTGGGCCGGCACCTGACTTCCGGTTCCGGGCCGAGGTGGCGGCCCGTGTGTGGCAACTCGCCGGGCGCGGTGACCAGCCGCTCTATGACTGCCGGGTGCGGGTGGTGGCCCAGGACGGCTCGGTGCTGCACGAGAGCGTGCGGCGCGTCGGCTTCCGCCACGTCTCCTGGTCAGCGGCCGCGGAAGCGCCGCCGGGTGCTGATGACTGGCTGTGCTCGGTCAATGGGGAGCCGGTCTTCCTCGCGGGCGTCAACTGGGTGCCGATCCGGCCCGACTATGCCGATCTGACCGAGGCCGACTACCGGCTGCGCCTGCAGCGCTACCGTGACCTGGGCTTCGTGATGGTGCGGGTCTGGGGTGGTGCGGGACTCGAGCGCCCGGTCTTCTACGACCTGTGCGACGAGTTGGGGCTACTCGTCTGGCAGGAGTTCCCGTTGAGCTCGTCCGGGCTCGACAACGAACCCCCGGCGGACCTGGGCTTCATCGACGAACTGGCCCAGGTGGCCGAGAGCTATATCGAGCGGCTCGGGCATCACGCCTGCCTGGCCCTGTGGTGTGGCGGCAACGAACTCACCATCGTGGATGAGCCCGGCGTCCCCGGAACCCCGCTGGCCGCGGACCATCCCACGCTCGCGGCCTTGGCCGAGGTGGCCCGCCGCGGGGACCCGGGACGTCGCTTCATCGCGACCTCCCCGACGGGGCCTCGCTTCGAGGCGGACGCTGGCGAGTTCGGCCAAGGTTTGCACCACGATGTTCACGGCCCCTGGGAGTTCGAGGGCACTCAGGAGCAATGGCAGCAGTACTGGGACCACGATGACGCCGTCATGCGCTCCGAGGTGGGAGTGGTCGGGGCCTCCTCCTGGGAGTTGCTCGACCGGCAGGGGTTGCTTGCGGCGAGCTCCGGGGCGGAGCTTCGCCAGCTCTGGACCCATGCCGCAGGCTGGTGGCTGGCACCGCTCGACGCGTGGCTGCAGGCCGGCCACGATTTGTCCCAGCTCCCCGAGTGGGTGGAGCAGAGCCGGACGCGCCAAGCCGAGATGCTCGCCTATTCGGCTCAACGGAGCAAGGAACGCTTCCCCCGGTGCACGGGCTACTTCGTCTGGCTCGGCCACGACACCTTCCCCTGCCCGGTGAGCCTGTCCCTGCTCGATTACGACGGCGAGCTGAAGCCGGCGGCACGCGCACTCGGTGCGATCTTCACCGCCTGA
- a CDS encoding ABC transporter permease yields the protein MRPDRSILVLALPALAFFAVFSYGPMVGAIVAFKDFNVVEGIFGSPWNGLENFRFFFESGNAGRVIRNTLILNALFIGGTITAGMAMAVMINEIRFRLLKRTAQSVIFLPYFISPIVISVMLQAFLSGFGGSGGVVNNMLGGLGISPVSWYTEPGAWPWILTIVKIWQLAGYTSIIYLAAMTAIPPDVYEAAVLDGASRWKIALRVTVPLIMPVTVILLILQVGRIFMGDFGTIYAIIGDNGTLFPTTDVIDTYVFRALRTSGNLGMTAAVGLFQSVVGFILIAATALIARRVSRKSGGF from the coding sequence ATGCGTCCGGACCGAAGCATCCTGGTCCTGGCGCTACCGGCATTGGCCTTCTTCGCCGTCTTCAGCTACGGGCCGATGGTGGGAGCCATCGTGGCCTTCAAGGACTTCAACGTCGTTGAGGGAATCTTCGGCAGCCCATGGAACGGCTTGGAGAACTTCCGCTTCTTCTTCGAGTCGGGCAACGCCGGCCGGGTCATCCGGAACACGTTGATCCTCAACGCACTCTTCATCGGCGGCACGATCACTGCGGGAATGGCCATGGCGGTCATGATCAACGAGATCAGATTCCGGCTGCTGAAGCGGACTGCGCAGTCCGTCATCTTCCTGCCGTACTTCATCTCGCCGATCGTGATCAGCGTGATGCTGCAAGCCTTTCTCTCCGGCTTCGGCGGCAGTGGCGGCGTCGTCAACAACATGCTCGGCGGCCTGGGCATCTCGCCCGTGTCCTGGTACACGGAACCAGGAGCCTGGCCGTGGATTCTGACCATCGTGAAGATCTGGCAGCTGGCGGGATACACCTCGATCATTTACCTCGCCGCGATGACCGCGATCCCGCCCGATGTCTATGAGGCCGCTGTCCTCGACGGCGCATCCCGCTGGAAGATCGCGCTCCGCGTGACGGTGCCGCTCATCATGCCGGTGACCGTGATCCTTCTGATCCTCCAGGTCGGGCGCATTTTCATGGGTGACTTCGGCACCATCTACGCGATCATCGGCGACAACGGGACGTTGTTCCCGACCACGGACGTGATCGACACCTACGTGTTCCGTGCGCTGCGTACCAGTGGAAACCTGGGAATGACCGCCGCCGTGGGTCTCTTCCAGTCGGTCGTCGGATTCATCCTCATTGCTGCTACGGCACTGATCGCCCGTCGCGTCAGCCGAAAGTCAGGAGGCTTCTGA
- a CDS encoding Gfo/Idh/MocA family protein: MNGAEVRVGIIGGGLMGRELAAALGRWPALIDHPVCPRLTAVCDIRPEALDWFRQIETVTQLTTDYHELLASDEIDVVYVAVRHDLHESIYADVIRAGKDLLAEKPFGIDGAAAESILDAAAAHPEVFVRCSSEMPYFPGAQLAYQTIASGALGRIVSVRSAFLHSSDLDVHKPINWKRQVATCGAAGVMNDLGLHAWHVPLRLGWVPSTVYADLENIVTERPGPDGTPVACDTWDNAVLHCRVDSAGSSFPMTVETKRIAPGEKNTWLLEVVGMDGGVRFSTKNPKRVELFAKIAIPGGGTEQSWQQIDAGSQSAWPTVTGGIFEFGFSDAILQMWACFLAERAGALGDRFATANPHEAAMTHRLAAAAAEAHVEGRAVAVASPAAANS, translated from the coding sequence ATGAACGGCGCCGAGGTGCGCGTCGGCATCATCGGTGGCGGACTCATGGGACGTGAACTTGCCGCCGCACTCGGCCGATGGCCCGCACTCATCGATCATCCGGTGTGCCCCCGCCTGACGGCCGTCTGCGACATCCGGCCCGAGGCCCTGGACTGGTTCCGGCAGATCGAGACGGTCACCCAGCTCACCACGGACTACCACGAGCTGCTGGCCTCGGATGAGATCGACGTCGTCTACGTCGCCGTGCGGCATGACCTGCACGAGAGCATCTATGCGGACGTGATCCGCGCCGGCAAGGACCTGCTCGCGGAGAAGCCCTTCGGCATCGACGGCGCCGCAGCCGAATCGATCCTGGACGCCGCTGCCGCACACCCCGAGGTCTTCGTCCGCTGCTCCAGCGAGATGCCGTACTTCCCGGGAGCGCAACTCGCCTACCAGACCATTGCCTCCGGCGCCCTGGGACGCATCGTCTCAGTCCGCAGCGCCTTCCTGCACTCCAGTGACCTCGATGTGCACAAGCCCATCAACTGGAAGCGCCAAGTGGCCACCTGCGGCGCCGCCGGGGTGATGAACGACCTCGGCCTGCACGCCTGGCATGTGCCGCTGCGGCTCGGATGGGTTCCCAGCACGGTGTACGCCGACCTGGAGAACATCGTCACCGAACGCCCCGGGCCGGACGGCACCCCGGTTGCCTGCGACACCTGGGACAACGCCGTCCTGCACTGCCGCGTCGACTCAGCAGGCTCGTCCTTCCCCATGACGGTGGAGACCAAGCGCATCGCTCCGGGCGAGAAGAACACCTGGCTGCTCGAGGTCGTGGGCATGGACGGCGGGGTCCGCTTCAGTACCAAGAACCCGAAGCGGGTCGAGCTCTTCGCGAAGATCGCGATCCCGGGCGGGGGCACCGAGCAGTCCTGGCAGCAGATCGATGCCGGCAGCCAGTCAGCCTGGCCGACGGTCACGGGCGGGATCTTCGAGTTCGGCTTCTCCGACGCCATCTTGCAGATGTGGGCGTGCTTCCTCGCCGAGCGTGCGGGCGCCCTGGGTGATCGGTTCGCCACTGCCAACCCCCACGAGGCAGCCATGACCCATCGCCTGGCAGCCGCAGCCGCGGAAGCCCACGTTGAGGGCCGCGCGGTCGCCGTGGCGAGCCCGGCTGCCGCCAACTCCTGA